One genomic window of [Clostridium] scindens ATCC 35704 includes the following:
- a CDS encoding formate--tetrahydrofolate ligase → MKTDIQIAQEAQMAHIKDVAATVGIEEEELEFYGKYKAKLSDDVWEKVKDKPNGKLVLVTAINPTPAGEGKTTTTVGLGQALAKLDKKAIIALREPSLGPCFGIKGGAAGGGYAQVVPMEDLNLHFTGDFHAITSANNLLAALLDNHIQQGNKLQIDPRQVVWKRCLDMNDRNLRNIVVGLGSKMDGMVREDHFVITVASEIMAILCLADDIHDLRRRLGRIIVAYNFNGDPVTAEDLKATGAMTALLKDAIKPNLIQTLEHTPALVHGGPFANIAHGCNSVRATKMALKLSDITVTEAGFGADLGAEKFFDIKCRKAGLKPDAVVLVATVRALKYNGGVAKADLSEENLEALKKGIVNLEKHIENIQKYDIPVVVTLNSFVTDTKAENEFIRQFCQEKGCEFALSEVWEKGGEGGIALANKVLDTLENKESHFHTLYEDELSLEEKIETISKEIYGARGVIYEPAAKKQLAKIASMGFGNLPVCMAKNQYSLSDDAKKLGRPTDFDIHIREVYVSAGAGFVVALTGAVMTMPGLPKVPAANGIDVSEEGNIVGLF, encoded by the coding sequence ATGAAAACAGATATCCAGATAGCACAGGAAGCACAGATGGCCCATATCAAGGATGTGGCCGCAACAGTTGGTATTGAAGAGGAAGAATTAGAATTTTATGGAAAGTATAAGGCAAAGCTTTCCGATGATGTATGGGAGAAAGTCAAGGACAAGCCAAATGGCAAACTGGTCCTGGTAACGGCAATCAACCCGACTCCGGCGGGAGAAGGGAAGACTACCACTACCGTTGGACTGGGACAGGCGCTGGCAAAGTTGGACAAGAAGGCAATCATTGCGCTTCGGGAGCCATCATTAGGTCCATGCTTTGGCATAAAGGGAGGGGCTGCCGGCGGCGGATATGCCCAGGTTGTTCCTATGGAAGATTTGAATCTGCATTTTACCGGAGACTTCCATGCAATTACTTCTGCCAATAACCTGCTGGCAGCCTTGCTTGATAATCATATCCAGCAGGGGAATAAACTGCAGATCGATCCCCGCCAGGTAGTATGGAAACGCTGTCTTGATATGAATGACCGCAATCTGCGTAATATCGTAGTCGGACTTGGAAGCAAGATGGACGGAATGGTAAGAGAAGATCACTTTGTCATTACGGTTGCATCCGAGATTATGGCAATCCTTTGCCTGGCGGATGATATCCATGACCTTAGAAGACGGCTTGGCAGAATTATCGTAGCCTATAACTTTAATGGAGATCCAGTGACAGCGGAGGATCTTAAGGCAACGGGAGCTATGACGGCGCTTCTGAAAGACGCCATCAAGCCGAACCTGATTCAGACCCTGGAGCACACTCCGGCATTGGTACATGGCGGGCCATTTGCCAATATTGCCCATGGATGCAATAGCGTAAGGGCAACGAAGATGGCGCTTAAATTAAGCGATATCACGGTTACGGAAGCCGGATTCGGCGCAGACTTAGGCGCGGAGAAATTCTTTGATATCAAGTGCAGAAAGGCAGGCTTAAAGCCGGATGCGGTAGTTTTGGTTGCAACTGTGCGCGCTTTGAAGTATAATGGTGGAGTTGCAAAAGCGGATCTGTCCGAAGAGAACCTGGAAGCGCTTAAGAAAGGCATTGTGAATCTGGAAAAGCATATTGAGAATATCCAGAAATACGATATCCCTGTAGTTGTGACATTGAATTCGTTTGTCACAGATACAAAAGCGGAGAATGAATTCATCCGCCAATTCTGTCAGGAGAAAGGCTGCGAATTCGCACTTTCTGAAGTGTGGGAAAAGGGCGGCGAAGGCGGAATCGCTCTTGCCAACAAAGTATTAGATACTTTAGAGAATAAAGAAAGCCATTTCCATACATTATATGAAGATGAGTTATCATTGGAAGAAAAGATAGAGACTATATCCAAGGAAATCTATGGAGCAAGGGGAGTCATCTATGAGCCGGCAGCGAAAAAGCAGCTGGCCAAGATCGCATCCATGGGATTTGGAAATTTGCCGGTCTGCATGGCAAAGAATCAATACTCATTATCAGACGATGCGAAAAAGCTGGGACGTCCTACGGATTTCGATATTCATATTCGTGAAGTATACGTCAGCGCGGGTGCGGGATTCGTAGTTGCGCTTACCGGTGCCGTCATGACAATGCCGGGACTTCCGAAAGTACCTGCTGCAAATGGGATTGATGTATCAGAAGAAGGTAATATTGTAGGATTGTTTTAA
- a CDS encoding chitobiase/beta-hexosaminidase C-terminal domain-containing protein yields MKCRYCGHEIPDGMLYCEECGKEVRIVPDYNPLDDMLTAQVKGAISGENDYSEDDIYESVRNTTAMGRSTGAGRYTSAGRGTGTGRNGAPGNTAGRSAAGRNTAGRNTSGRRNTSGGSLPERERRRRQAERKKALRRKRRQRALIILAVLAVAVIAACFAIYQTSYAGIVNKGYKAIESKEYDKSAQYFQKAIAKNGKKAEAYAGLAKVYTKQDDLDKAESVFLNAIDKQPKNTDIYEACVQFYMDTDQKAEISLLLEDAQDNVRETLAGYIVKGPKFSLDDSETFEDVQELSLSAGNGCTIYYTTDETDPTVKSTKYAEPIQIGEGETVVSAIAVNKKGIPSLPVKKTYTVELPIEDAPAVSPSTGQYESATQIEIKVPEGYEAYYTMDKSDPTTASTKYVGPIDMPEGETIFKAILVNAKGRTSGVTTRNYVLELSQGE; encoded by the coding sequence ATGAAGTGCAGGTATTGCGGACACGAGATACCGGATGGAATGTTGTATTGTGAAGAATGCGGGAAGGAAGTCCGCATTGTTCCTGACTATAATCCGTTAGATGATATGCTTACCGCTCAGGTGAAAGGTGCCATCAGTGGGGAGAATGATTATTCTGAAGATGACATCTATGAATCAGTAAGAAATACGACTGCTATGGGAAGAAGCACCGGCGCAGGAAGATATACGTCCGCAGGGCGCGGGACGGGGACAGGACGAAACGGAGCCCCGGGCAATACTGCAGGGCGCAGCGCTGCCGGCCGCAATACTGCAGGCCGTAATACTTCCGGACGCAGGAATACTTCAGGAGGCAGTCTTCCTGAGCGTGAGAGAAGGCGCAGGCAGGCGGAACGCAAGAAAGCATTGCGCCGCAAGAGAAGACAAAGAGCGCTTATTATACTGGCAGTGCTGGCAGTCGCAGTTATAGCGGCTTGTTTTGCCATATATCAGACATCCTATGCGGGAATCGTGAATAAGGGGTATAAAGCAATAGAAAGTAAGGAGTACGACAAGTCAGCGCAATATTTCCAGAAGGCAATTGCTAAAAATGGGAAAAAAGCGGAAGCTTATGCAGGGCTGGCGAAAGTATATACGAAGCAGGACGATCTGGATAAAGCGGAGTCCGTCTTCCTGAATGCTATTGACAAGCAGCCAAAGAATACAGATATATATGAAGCCTGCGTCCAGTTCTATATGGACACGGATCAGAAGGCAGAGATCTCGCTGCTACTAGAAGATGCGCAGGATAATGTCAGGGAGACGCTTGCGGGATATATCGTGAAAGGGCCGAAGTTCAGCCTGGATGACAGCGAGACATTCGAAGATGTACAGGAACTTTCCTTAAGCGCGGGAAATGGATGCACCATCTACTACACCACGGATGAGACGGATCCAACGGTAAAGAGTACGAAATACGCGGAGCCAATTCAGATCGGCGAGGGCGAGACCGTAGTTTCGGCAATTGCTGTCAACAAGAAAGGAATTCCCAGCCTTCCGGTGAAGAAGACCTATACGGTGGAACTGCCGATCGAAGACGCACCGGCCGTATCACCATCTACAGGGCAGTATGAATCTGCCACGCAGATAGAGATTAAGGTTCCGGAAGGATATGAGGCCTACTATACGATGGACAAAAGCGATCCGACCACCGCTTCCACCAAGTATGTCGGGCCGATAGACATGCCGGAGGGAGAGACCATATTCAAGGCTATTCTGGTCAATGCGAAGGGACGTACCAGCGGAGTGACTACTCGCAATTATGTGCTGGAACTTTCACAGGGAGAATAG
- a CDS encoding sulfide/dihydroorotate dehydrogenase-like FAD/NAD-binding protein, producing the protein MYKIVKAEKLAAVIYLMDVEAPRVARHCQPGQFVIVKMDEKGERIPLTICDYDREAGTVTIVFQPVGASTTKIAGLQAGDYFRDFTGPLGRPSEFVGEDIEDLKKKKILFVAGGVGAAPVYPQVKWMKEHGIDVDVIVGSKTKDMLILEDEMKAVAGNYYPCTDDGTYGHAGMVTTKIEKLVEEGNHYDVCVAIGPMIMMKFVCLLTKKLEIPTIVSMNPIMVDGTGMCGACRLHVGDEIKFACVDGPEFDGHLVNFDEAMKRQQMYKTEEGRAMLKSQEGDTHHGGCGHCGGDN; encoded by the coding sequence ATGTACAAGATAGTAAAAGCCGAGAAACTGGCTGCTGTGATTTATCTTATGGATGTAGAAGCGCCTCGTGTGGCAAGACATTGCCAGCCGGGGCAGTTTGTCATCGTTAAGATGGACGAAAAAGGGGAAAGAATCCCTCTTACAATCTGTGATTATGACAGAGAAGCAGGCACTGTAACGATTGTATTCCAGCCCGTAGGCGCATCTACCACGAAGATAGCCGGATTACAGGCCGGAGATTATTTCCGCGATTTCACGGGACCGCTTGGACGTCCTTCTGAATTCGTAGGCGAAGATATCGAAGACTTGAAGAAGAAGAAAATCCTGTTTGTAGCCGGCGGCGTCGGAGCGGCACCAGTATATCCTCAGGTTAAGTGGATGAAAGAGCATGGAATCGATGTGGATGTTATTGTTGGCTCTAAGACAAAAGATATGCTCATCCTGGAAGATGAGATGAAGGCGGTTGCAGGCAATTATTATCCATGTACGGATGATGGTACATATGGTCATGCAGGAATGGTCACGACGAAGATCGAGAAATTGGTGGAAGAAGGCAATCACTACGATGTGTGCGTTGCGATCGGCCCGATGATCATGATGAAGTTCGTCTGTCTGCTGACTAAGAAGCTGGAGATTCCGACAATCGTCAGCATGAATCCGATTATGGTAGACGGAACAGGCATGTGCGGCGCCTGCAGGCTTCATGTAGGTGATGAGATCAAGTTTGCCTGTGTAGATGGTCCGGAATTTGACGGACACCTTGTTAACTTCGATGAGGCTATGAAGAGACAGCAGATGTACAAGACGGAAGAAGGACGTGCAATGCTGAAATCACAAGAAGGCGACACTCACCATGGTGGATGTGGCCATTGCGGAGGTGACAACTAA
- the gltA gene encoding NADPH-dependent glutamate synthase, which translates to MADVLKRVPVREQDAKVRATNFEEVCYGYNMEEAMEEATRCLNCKNAKCIQGCPVAINIPGFISKVKDGDIEGAYKVIGESSALPAICGRVCPQESQCECKCIRGIKGDPVSIGKLERFVADYALEHDIKPQKAEKTNGHKVAVIGSGPSGLTCAGDLAKLGYEVTVFEALHELGGVLVYGIPEFRLPKEKVVKKEIEKVKELGVKFETNVVIGKSTTIDQLMEEEDFEAVFIGSGAGLPMFMGIPGETANGVFSANEYLTRSNLMKAFDDSYDTPIVAGKKVAVVGGGNVAMDAARTALRLGAEVHIVYRRSEAELPARVEEVHHAMQEGVIFNLLTNPKEILVDDNGWVKGMRVVKMELGEPDASGRRRPVEIPGSEYEIEVDTVIMSLGTSPNPLIASTTKGLETNKRKCIVAEEENGQTSKACVYAGGDAVTGAATVILAMGAGKAGAKGIHELLKDK; encoded by the coding sequence ATGGCAGATGTGTTAAAAAGAGTGCCTGTCAGAGAGCAGGACGCAAAAGTAAGAGCGACAAACTTTGAAGAAGTATGCTATGGATATAATATGGAAGAAGCCATGGAAGAGGCAACCCGCTGCCTGAACTGCAAGAACGCGAAATGCATTCAGGGATGTCCTGTGGCGATCAACATCCCAGGATTTATTTCCAAGGTAAAAGACGGGGACATTGAAGGTGCATATAAGGTAATCGGCGAGTCCTCCGCGCTTCCGGCTATCTGTGGACGCGTATGCCCGCAGGAGTCACAGTGCGAATGCAAGTGCATCCGCGGAATCAAGGGAGATCCGGTATCAATCGGAAAACTGGAAAGGTTCGTTGCGGATTATGCCCTGGAGCATGACATCAAGCCACAGAAGGCAGAGAAGACCAACGGACATAAAGTGGCAGTCATCGGTTCCGGCCCATCTGGCCTTACCTGTGCCGGAGACCTGGCGAAACTGGGCTATGAAGTGACCGTATTTGAAGCGCTTCATGAACTTGGCGGCGTTCTGGTATACGGAATTCCGGAATTCCGTCTTCCAAAGGAAAAGGTGGTTAAAAAGGAGATTGAGAAAGTAAAAGAATTGGGCGTTAAGTTTGAGACGAATGTAGTGATCGGAAAGTCCACTACCATCGACCAACTGATGGAGGAGGAAGACTTTGAAGCCGTATTTATTGGTTCCGGCGCAGGCCTTCCGATGTTCATGGGAATTCCAGGCGAGACAGCCAACGGCGTATTCTCTGCTAATGAATACCTGACCAGGAGCAACCTGATGAAGGCCTTCGATGATTCCTATGATACACCGATCGTAGCAGGCAAGAAGGTTGCGGTAGTAGGCGGCGGAAACGTTGCCATGGATGCTGCCAGGACGGCACTGCGTCTTGGCGCGGAAGTACATATCGTATACCGCCGAAGCGAGGCAGAACTTCCTGCCAGAGTGGAAGAGGTGCATCATGCTATGCAAGAAGGGGTTATCTTCAATCTTCTGACGAATCCGAAAGAAATCCTTGTGGACGACAATGGATGGGTAAAAGGCATGAGAGTCGTCAAGATGGAATTGGGCGAGCCGGATGCATCCGGCAGAAGGCGTCCGGTAGAGATTCCAGGCTCCGAGTATGAGATAGAGGTCGATACGGTGATCATGTCTCTTGGGACATCTCCAAATCCGCTGATCGCTTCTACGACCAAGGGACTTGAGACCAATAAGCGTAAGTGCATCGTGGCTGAGGAAGAAAACGGCCAGACATCCAAAGCCTGCGTATATGCCGGAGGGGATGCCGTTACAGGCGCTGCCACCGTAATCCTGGCCATGGGTGCAGGAAAGGCTGGCGCAAAAGGAATCCATGAACTTTTAAAAGATAAATAA
- a CDS encoding ZIP family metal transporter yields the protein MTIFWGLIIPFIGTTAGAACVLFMKNELKPVIQKALLGFAAGVMVAASVWSLLIPAMDMSGHMGKFAFAPAAIGFIMGIVFLLLLDRIIPHLHIGSDESEGPRSTLKKSTMLVLAVTIHNIPEGISGGAVFAGLLTNNANVTVAGAFALSIGIAIQNLPEGFIVSLPIRSEGHGRGKAFLYGSLSGIVEPIAGGITILLAAYITPILPYLLAFAAGAMIYVVVEELIPESAEGEHSNIGTIGFAVGFVLMMILDVALG from the coding sequence ATGACGATATTTTGGGGCTTGATCATCCCTTTTATAGGAACTACCGCAGGCGCGGCATGCGTCCTGTTTATGAAAAATGAACTGAAGCCGGTAATCCAGAAGGCGCTGCTTGGTTTTGCGGCAGGAGTCATGGTGGCTGCTTCTGTGTGGTCTTTATTGATTCCCGCCATGGATATGTCCGGTCATATGGGAAAGTTCGCGTTTGCGCCTGCTGCCATTGGCTTTATAATGGGAATTGTATTCCTGCTTCTTCTGGACCGCATTATTCCGCATCTTCATATCGGAAGCGATGAATCCGAAGGGCCGAGAAGTACGTTGAAAAAGTCCACCATGCTGGTGCTTGCCGTTACCATCCACAATATCCCGGAAGGAATCTCCGGGGGAGCCGTATTTGCCGGTCTCCTTACGAATAACGCCAATGTTACCGTAGCAGGCGCCTTCGCCCTGTCAATCGGCATTGCCATCCAGAACTTGCCGGAAGGGTTCATCGTGTCCCTTCCAATCCGGAGCGAGGGCCATGGCAGGGGCAAGGCCTTCCTGTATGGATCCCTGTCAGGCATCGTGGAGCCGATTGCCGGAGGGATTACCATATTGCTGGCAGCATACATCACGCCCATTCTGCCATATCTTTTGGCCTTTGCGGCAGGAGCCATGATCTATGTAGTGGTGGAGGAACTCATTCCGGAATCCGCGGAAGGAGAGCACAGCAATATCGGGACGATCGGATTTGCCGTAGGATTCGTATTGATGATGATATTGGATGTGGCGTTAGGATAG
- the rlmH gene encoding 23S rRNA (pseudouridine(1915)-N(3))-methyltransferase RlmH, which produces MRITLVTVGKIKERYLKDAIAEYSKRLGKYCKLEIIEVADEKTPENASATVEDMIRQKEGERILKYIKEDAYVVALAIDGQMLSSEKLAEKIKLLGIQGTSHIAFIIGGSIGLSQEVLSRAHYQLSFSKMTFPHQLMRVILLEQVYRSYRIITGEPYHK; this is translated from the coding sequence ATGAGGATTACTTTGGTAACGGTAGGTAAGATCAAAGAGAGATACCTGAAAGATGCGATTGCGGAATACAGTAAAAGGCTGGGCAAGTATTGCAAACTAGAGATTATTGAAGTTGCGGATGAGAAGACTCCTGAGAATGCAAGCGCCACGGTGGAAGATATGATCCGGCAAAAAGAAGGGGAGAGGATCCTTAAGTACATAAAAGAAGACGCCTATGTCGTTGCTCTGGCAATCGATGGCCAGATGCTTTCCTCCGAGAAACTGGCAGAGAAGATTAAGCTTCTGGGCATACAGGGAACCAGCCATATTGCGTTTATCATCGGAGGCTCCATAGGCTTAAGCCAGGAGGTTCTAAGCCGTGCCCACTATCAGTTAAGTTTCTCTAAAATGACATTTCCCCATCAGCTGATGCGGGTGATACTGCTGGAGCAGGTATACAGGAGCTACCGGATCATTACCGGAGAGCCATATCACAAATAA
- a CDS encoding CAP domain-containing protein, with the protein MKKLSVLATITAMGIAGSAALPTQAADMNQVYDQLKTNGYAVIGGQVNSPEDLKNIISGLNDKYPGMNINWGDCPVITPPGENTPDTDQPDSDGGNTGTPDIDQPGDDGNQPGTEERSFAEKVADLVNAERAKAGLDALIIDKGIESAALVRAKEIETSFSHTRPNGSSFSTVLTENGITFRGSGENIAWGQRTPEEVMNGWMNSEGHRANILNPKFKKIGVGFYQNAEGRNYWTQLFTY; encoded by the coding sequence ATGAAGAAATTATCAGTATTAGCAACGATTACAGCCATGGGGATTGCAGGCAGTGCAGCGCTTCCGACTCAGGCGGCAGATATGAACCAGGTTTACGATCAATTAAAGACGAATGGATATGCAGTGATCGGCGGACAGGTAAATAGTCCGGAAGATCTGAAAAACATTATATCCGGCTTAAATGATAAGTATCCTGGCATGAATATTAACTGGGGAGACTGTCCGGTTATCACGCCGCCGGGAGAAAATACTCCGGATACCGATCAGCCGGATTCTGACGGTGGGAATACCGGTACGCCGGATATTGATCAGCCTGGAGATGACGGCAATCAGCCGGGAACGGAAGAGCGCAGTTTTGCGGAAAAAGTGGCAGACCTTGTAAATGCCGAAAGGGCAAAAGCCGGGCTGGATGCTCTTATAATTGATAAAGGGATTGAATCCGCGGCTCTTGTAAGGGCGAAGGAAATCGAAACTTCATTTTCCCACACAAGACCAAATGGCAGTTCTTTCAGCACCGTTTTAACAGAGAATGGCATTACATTCAGAGGATCAGGCGAGAATATAGCATGGGGACAGCGTACGCCGGAAGAAGTTATGAACGGATGGATGAACAGCGAAGGACACAGGGCCAATATCCTGAATCCAAAGTTTAAGAAAATCGGAGTAGGATTCTATCAGAATGCAGAGGGGAGAAATTATTGGACCCAGTTATTTACTTACTAA
- a CDS encoding S66 peptidase family protein yields MESKEEKLNPIYPEGLKAGDQVCIIDPANAFTEKALDAATSHLEARGLNVTVSEDMAFRRGTPKERAEKFNRVIEDPNNRGIFCIWGGYGTIPLLDKINYDALSKNRPVFTGFSDITAMHLAIGQNTGLVTYHGPSFFSTSRQPTETALCNFLDVLASPGKERELKNFNGEAFAVLKEGVCEGRIAGGNMTLVSRLMGTPYEIDARGKILFLEEVGEKPYRLHGMLYQLILAGKFEEAAGVIIGSLTDCDIEGRPGSAEAMVREVLGDLQIPVVLNVRAGHIKDPLTIPMNGLAKIDGARVILS; encoded by the coding sequence ATGGAATCCAAAGAAGAAAAATTAAATCCGATATACCCGGAAGGTCTTAAGGCAGGAGACCAGGTGTGCATCATTGATCCAGCCAACGCATTTACCGAAAAGGCATTGGATGCGGCCACATCTCATCTTGAGGCGCGGGGATTAAACGTTACCGTGTCAGAAGATATGGCATTTCGCAGAGGGACGCCAAAGGAGCGTGCAGAGAAGTTTAATAGAGTGATCGAAGATCCCAATAATCGTGGGATTTTCTGCATATGGGGAGGATATGGCACCATACCTTTGCTGGATAAGATCAATTATGACGCGTTAAGCAAGAATAGGCCTGTATTTACCGGATTCAGTGACATTACGGCTATGCATCTGGCAATCGGTCAAAATACAGGACTGGTGACCTATCATGGCCCATCCTTCTTCAGCACAAGCCGGCAGCCCACGGAAACGGCACTGTGTAATTTCCTGGATGTGCTGGCCTCGCCTGGGAAAGAGCGGGAATTGAAGAATTTTAACGGAGAAGCCTTTGCAGTCTTGAAGGAAGGCGTCTGCGAAGGGCGTATTGCGGGAGGCAATATGACTCTGGTCAGCCGTCTGATGGGAACGCCTTATGAGATCGATGCCAGGGGAAAGATACTTTTTCTGGAGGAAGTAGGAGAGAAGCCTTACCGGCTACATGGGATGCTATACCAGCTGATACTTGCGGGCAAGTTTGAAGAGGCTGCCGGAGTCATCATAGGTAGCCTGACGGACTGCGATATCGAGGGGCGGCCAGGGAGCGCGGAGGCAATGGTAAGGGAAGTTTTGGGAGACTTGCAGATCCCAGTCGTTCTAAATGTGCGGGCCGGACATATCAAGGATCCGCTTACAATACCTATGAATGGACTGGCAAAAATCGACGGGGCAAGAGTCATCCTCTCATAG
- a CDS encoding endonuclease/exonuclease/phosphatase family protein translates to MIKERKVRKIIGSVLLAIVLLLAAVVAYLTIREYRPDPIEDIVPGKGNARLNNGDAFTILTYNIGYAGLSKDEDFFMDGGSKVEPESKKLVEENLSGITSILKDQEADIYFLQEVDRDSKRSYHIDEQAYYEEELGLAGMFACNFKCDFVPYPLPPIGKVTSGLVTMTDLNVKEASRISLPESFSWPVKTCNLKRCMLEARVPLEGTDKELVLINFHLEAYDSGEGKIAQSKMLAEKLESEYQKGNYVIAGGDFNQTFEGMEKYPIHNKDKWVPGVVGAEDIPEGFSFAVSDNVPTCRLLDGPYSGNYDESQVYVLDGFIVSDNIKVNRVENIDTDFEYTDHQPVRMEAICLKDGQ, encoded by the coding sequence ATGATAAAAGAAAGAAAAGTACGGAAGATTATAGGAAGCGTGCTTCTGGCAATCGTTCTTCTGCTGGCGGCAGTTGTCGCCTATCTGACAATACGGGAATACAGGCCGGATCCGATTGAGGATATAGTGCCGGGGAAGGGGAACGCCAGGCTGAATAACGGGGATGCATTTACGATTCTTACGTATAACATCGGATATGCGGGCCTCAGCAAGGATGAAGACTTCTTTATGGATGGGGGTTCTAAGGTAGAGCCGGAGAGCAAGAAACTTGTGGAGGAAAACTTGAGTGGAATCACATCCATTCTGAAGGATCAGGAAGCGGATATTTATTTTCTACAGGAGGTGGACCGGGATTCCAAGAGGTCCTATCATATTGACGAACAGGCCTATTATGAGGAAGAACTTGGACTTGCGGGTATGTTTGCATGCAATTTCAAATGTGACTTTGTGCCTTATCCGCTGCCGCCGATTGGAAAAGTAACCAGCGGCCTGGTGACGATGACGGATCTGAATGTAAAAGAAGCATCCCGAATCTCGCTTCCCGAATCCTTCTCATGGCCGGTCAAGACTTGCAACTTGAAGCGATGCATGCTGGAGGCCAGGGTGCCTTTGGAAGGAACGGACAAAGAACTGGTGCTGATCAACTTCCATCTGGAAGCTTATGACAGCGGAGAGGGAAAGATTGCCCAGAGCAAGATGCTGGCAGAGAAACTGGAGTCAGAATACCAGAAGGGAAATTATGTGATTGCCGGCGGAGACTTCAATCAGACATTCGAGGGGATGGAAAAATATCCGATCCATAATAAAGATAAGTGGGTGCCTGGCGTCGTAGGCGCTGAGGACATTCCAGAAGGCTTCTCCTTTGCCGTATCCGACAATGTACCTACCTGCAGGCTTCTTGACGGGCCTTACAGCGGGAATTATGATGAATCCCAGGTATATGTACTGGATGGATTTATCGTTTCCGATAATATCAAAGTGAATAGAGTAGAAAACATTGATACGGATTTTGAATATACCGACCATCAGCCAGTGCGTATGGAAGCCATCTGCCTTAAGGATGGACAATAG
- the yqfC gene encoding sporulation protein YqfC has protein sequence MKTKKKGPRPEPDGYSFKNKMAELSELPKDVALGMPVLTVLGQMELSLENYRGIIEYTDTLVRIQTKNGQIRVTGKRLQVAYYTNDEMKVNGHIESIEYQH, from the coding sequence ATGAAGACGAAAAAAAAAGGACCAAGGCCAGAACCTGATGGCTATTCTTTCAAAAATAAAATGGCGGAATTATCCGAACTTCCCAAAGACGTGGCGCTTGGAATGCCAGTTCTTACGGTCTTAGGGCAGATGGAATTAAGCCTTGAAAATTACAGGGGGATCATCGAATATACCGATACGCTGGTAAGAATCCAGACGAAAAATGGACAGATCAGGGTGACTGGAAAGAGGCTCCAGGTGGCATATTATACCAATGATGAGATGAAAGTGAACGGACATATCGAGTCCATTGAATACCAGCATTAG